From the Chloroflexota bacterium genome, one window contains:
- a CDS encoding energy-coupling factor transporter transmembrane protein EcfT produces MPVLVQYVPGNTAVHRLDPRTKLAMAAVVLILAFLFDNAFLLLGLFLAVLAIWIWIKAPMDFVRNLFIALIAFMIFIVLIQGLFWQGAQRTVLIDLFPSWSRVGPIARIIGESWDPHRGGILVREGVIFGISLGFRLGAVLTIMPLITMTTQVQDLTLALESMGVPWRIAYIVLTTFRFIPVLLAQTNTILNAQKLRGLEVEKAGLVKKVTAYAPLAVPVILGAFRNSEQLEMVLECRGFAQATNRTSLYEIVWKREDTVAILLFVLLIVVAIYLRLAGYAGL; encoded by the coding sequence ATGCCTGTATTAGTGCAATATGTTCCCGGTAATACGGCGGTGCATCGTCTGGACCCTCGGACGAAGCTGGCTATGGCCGCGGTTGTCCTGATCCTGGCCTTCCTGTTCGATAACGCATTCCTGTTGCTCGGTTTATTCCTGGCCGTCCTGGCCATCTGGATCTGGATAAAGGCGCCGATGGATTTCGTTCGCAATCTATTCATCGCCCTAATAGCCTTCATGATCTTTATTGTCCTGATACAAGGACTCTTTTGGCAAGGAGCGCAGCGCACTGTTCTGATCGATCTCTTCCCCTCGTGGTCGCGGGTAGGGCCCATCGCGCGCATCATTGGTGAATCGTGGGACCCACACCGAGGAGGCATACTCGTGCGGGAAGGGGTTATCTTCGGCATCAGCCTCGGCTTCCGATTGGGCGCTGTTCTCACGATAATGCCGTTGATCACGATGACCACACAGGTGCAAGACCTAACGTTGGCCCTGGAATCGATGGGGGTTCCGTGGCGCATCGCCTATATCGTCCTTACTACCTTTCGCTTCATTCCCGTGCTCCTGGCTCAGACCAACACTATCTTAAACGCCCAAAAGCTGCGTGGCCTGGAGGTAGAGAAGGCCGGTTTGGTCAAGAAGGTGACCGCCTACGCCCCTCTGGCCGTGCCGGTGATCCTGGGTGCCTTCCGTAACTCCGAGCAGCTGGAGATGGTGTTAGAGTGTCGGGGCTTTGCCCAGGCGACCAACCGCACCTCCCTTTATGAGATAGTCTGGAAAAGGGAGGACACAGTGGCCATATTGCTGTTTGTCCTCTTGATAGTTGTGGCCATTTATCTGCGCCTCGCCGGCTACGCCGGTCTCTAG
- a CDS encoding energy-coupling factor ABC transporter ATP-binding protein, which translates to MRTEMTERPVTIDVRNLSYTYPNGFQALKNVSLQIRENDFFAFIGQNGSGKTTLAKHFVGLLRPTSGQVVVNGIDTKKAAIVDLAKQVGYVFQNADDQIFSDTVESEVAYGPNNLDYPPERIKEAVEKSLEELGILHLRKRHPLSLSWGDRQKVAIGSILAMGPNTIILDEPTTGQDLRGSYEILETCASLHRQGKTIIIITHNMRLVTEFCKYVVVLYEGEILAEGEVSNVFLDAETLHRSYIEPPQVTRLASLLNSIYPTFPKNILTVPQMVAALNQLHSQGGGHQ; encoded by the coding sequence ATGCGGACGGAAATGACCGAACGGCCGGTTACTATAGATGTAAGAAACCTTTCGTATACCTACCCTAACGGCTTTCAAGCCCTCAAAAACGTAAGTCTACAGATACGAGAGAATGACTTCTTCGCTTTCATCGGCCAAAATGGTTCGGGCAAGACGACTCTGGCCAAGCATTTCGTGGGACTGCTAAGACCGACAAGTGGACAGGTCGTAGTTAACGGCATCGATACGAAGAAGGCCGCCATCGTGGACCTGGCCAAGCAAGTAGGCTACGTATTCCAGAATGCCGATGACCAGATATTTTCTGATACAGTGGAGAGTGAGGTGGCCTACGGACCCAATAATCTGGACTACCCCCCAGAAAGGATTAAGGAGGCCGTAGAGAAGAGCCTGGAGGAACTGGGCATCCTCCATTTGCGTAAACGCCATCCCCTTTCGCTTAGCTGGGGAGATCGCCAAAAGGTAGCTATAGGCTCAATCTTGGCTATGGGGCCAAATACCATTATCCTGGACGAACCCACGACCGGACAGGACCTGCGGGGCAGTTATGAGATTCTGGAGACCTGCGCCAGCCTGCACAGGCAGGGGAAGACGATTATCATTATCACCCACAATATGCGTTTAGTTACCGAATTCTGTAAATATGTGGTCGTCCTCTACGAGGGAGAGATTCTCGCTGAAGGAGAGGTATCTAATGTCTTCCTGGATGCAGAGACGTTGCACCGGAGCTATATCGAGCCACCACAAGTAACCAGGTTGGCCAGCTTGTTGAATAGCATCTATCCCACCTTTCCGAAGAATATTTTGACTGTCCCTCAGATGGTAGCGGCGCTGAATCAATTGCACAGCCAGGGAGGGGGTCACCAATAA
- a CDS encoding creatininase family protein: protein MAKRRLLSELTWKEIAAMDKAATIAFIPIGSLEQHGHHLPLGTDTMLANAIVEGICENLDKELSFIVLPTIPIGQSPEHMDFPGTISLRPGTLLKVMEDLCSSLAAHGFKKIVLLNAHGGNTDILKAVSYDLRRRYGLHIFVIDVWRLLASSPIPPITQESRCDIDIHAGEIETSIMMKINPELVRYDSMQDSTPTKFADKKKVTLVGPICYGWSSADVSETGILGEPTKATSEKGEKLLKCLIEMIRDGVHEIATW from the coding sequence ATGGCCAAGAGAAGGCTTCTCTCTGAGCTCACCTGGAAAGAGATTGCTGCAATGGATAAAGCGGCGACCATCGCTTTCATCCCTATTGGGTCGCTCGAACAACATGGCCACCATCTGCCCCTGGGTACTGATACGATGTTGGCCAATGCTATCGTTGAAGGAATATGCGAGAACCTAGACAAGGAGTTGTCCTTCATTGTTCTCCCCACCATCCCAATCGGGCAGAGTCCCGAACACATGGATTTCCCTGGCACTATCTCGCTCCGGCCTGGAACCTTACTGAAGGTAATGGAGGATCTCTGCTCCAGCCTTGCCGCCCATGGATTTAAGAAGATAGTGTTGTTGAACGCTCATGGTGGGAACACCGATATCCTAAAAGCCGTCAGTTACGATCTGCGCCGCCGGTATGGCCTACACATCTTCGTTATTGACGTTTGGAGATTGCTGGCTTCCAGCCCAATCCCCCCAATAACTCAGGAGTCCCGCTGCGATATTGACATTCACGCCGGGGAGATTGAAACCTCGATAATGATGAAGATCAATCCAGAACTGGTCCGCTACGATTCGATGCAAGACTCCACCCCCACAAAGTTTGCCGACAAGAAGAAGGTTACCCTTGTGGGGCCCATCTGCTATGGCTGGTCCTCAGCGGATGTTTCTGAGACAGGCATCCTGGGAGAACCAACCAAAGCGACTAGCGAGAAGGGGGAGAAGCTATTGAAATGCCTTATCGAAATGATCCGAGACGGTGTACACGAGATAGCGACGTGGTAG
- a CDS encoding ATP-binding cassette domain-containing protein, with protein sequence MVEEQIALEVRNLSVTYQGNTTSTLALDDVSFTVRQGEFVGVMGSNGAGKSTLALSTVGIIPHHTDARLTGDILVFGLNTKEASVADIIGRGVGILFQQPDLQLISINVELEVAFPLENRGVPREEIRRRISQALKTVRLEGYEKHTPDQLSGGQKQAVCIATALALEPKLIVLDEPTSQLDPIGSDMVFQALKSINEEEGITILIMEHKADLLAQYAHRLIILDQGKKIMEGTPAEVFRYVDDLKERGIPTPQVAELATILGREWQREFSPFPIDEQTMCQHLASIIGG encoded by the coding sequence ATGGTCGAAGAGCAAATAGCTTTAGAAGTGAGGAACCTCAGCGTTACTTATCAGGGTAATACTACGTCAACCCTGGCCCTCGACGATGTTTCCTTCACGGTACGACAAGGCGAGTTCGTAGGCGTTATGGGGTCAAATGGGGCCGGGAAAAGCACCTTAGCCTTGTCCACCGTTGGTATTATTCCCCATCATACCGATGCCCGCCTTACTGGTGATATTCTCGTCTTTGGGCTCAATACTAAGGAAGCCTCGGTAGCAGATATAATTGGTCGCGGGGTAGGTATCCTGTTCCAGCAACCAGATTTGCAACTCATATCAATCAATGTAGAACTGGAGGTTGCTTTTCCCCTGGAGAACCGCGGCGTCCCTCGTGAGGAGATCCGTCGCCGCATCAGCCAGGCCTTAAAAACGGTCAGGCTGGAGGGTTATGAAAAACATACCCCTGACCAGCTCTCCGGTGGACAGAAACAGGCTGTATGCATTGCCACTGCTTTGGCCCTGGAACCGAAACTGATCGTCCTGGATGAGCCTACTTCACAGTTAGACCCGATCGGTTCAGATATGGTCTTTCAAGCACTAAAGAGCATCAACGAAGAAGAGGGTATCACCATCCTAATTATGGAACATAAGGCTGATCTTTTGGCTCAATATGCCCATCGCCTCATCATCCTTGATCAGGGCAAAAAGATTATGGAAGGTACGCCGGCCGAAGTGTTCAGATACGTCGATGATCTGAAAGAACGGGGCATCCCTACACCACAGGTAGCTGAACTAGCCACCATACTGGGGAGGGAATGGCAACGAGAGTTCTCGCCCTTCCCCATCGATGAGCAAACGATGTGCCAGCATCTGGCGTCAATCATAGGAGGTTAA